The Ascochyta rabiei chromosome 12, complete sequence DNA window CTCTGGAGTCTCTGTGCGGTCCTCTGCGAGCGCGCCCGAGCCCCGTGCTGGTACCTCGGCCTCCCATTGGCCGTTTGCGGCATGCACTCCAACGACTGCGTGAACACCATCTCAGCGGGCAGCCTGCACAACCTCGTGGCCCTCTTATAATGTACCGCCGGCACCACAGCAGAGCCTGGCCCCTCATTCGCCGTCTGCCAGATCTCAGCTAATCCCGTTGGTGCCACCAGCACCACGCGAGCCTCTGGACAGCGCCGGCCGACCCAAGGCGGCACCCTGCTGCAAGCTCGGGACGACTTCACTTCTTGAATCTTCTACCAACTACGCACGTCCGCCTGTCTGCCGGCGTCCAAGAGCCTCATCGTGCTCACCGCGAAGTCTTTGCTTTTGCCCACCCCCCCCTGCCGCATAGGCGTCTGCCGACACCCGTATCCTCACACGTTTGCCCATTACTCACCCTGTATGGGCAGATCTGCAGCCAGACCCATACCAGGATTTCCTCGCTTGTGCTGTACACGCGCATCGCCCTTGAAGCCTCGGAAACACCGCTGCTCAATTATCTCCTGCGGCTACCACCATGTATGTCGCGCCCCTCCCATGGAGACCCTTCAACTCCGCCCCCGTGCTGTCGTCAGGAAGACGGCCTCGAGCATCAGCTTGGCCTCCAGAGACGAGACTACTGACTCGGCGCGCTTCTCTAGGAAGTTCGGCAAGCACATCCAGAAGCGGCAACTCGAGATTCCAGAGTATGCCGCCAGCTTCGTCGACTACAAGGCACTCAAGAAGGTGAACGGGAGCCGGGTAGAATCGCCGTGTATGCCTGCTAATCTGGCTGTAGCTCATCAAGAAGCTCAGTAGTACGCCCGTGATACCTGCCCTCGGCGACAGTAGCTATGGACACGAGACACTAGATCCACAAACGTCATTGCAGGCGAACAAGGCCACCTTTTTCTTCCGAGTGGTATGCATCCGTTGTATCTTGCGCTTGACACGTTGCTTATGGATCCCTTCAGGAGCGCGAGTTGGAGAAGGTCAACACCTTCTACCTACAGAAAGAGGCCGAGTTGCGTCTGCGGCTAACCACCCTGCTGGACAAGAAGCGGGTCATGCAGCAGCATCCACAATCCGTCTCCAAGACATCTTCGCGTTACGTTGCGCTCGAAGAAGGCCTAAAGCAGTTTAGCACAGATCTCAACAAGCTGGAGGTGATTGGTCTCCGAATCCGTGGGTTGTGGAGCTAACCTGTACTAGCAATTTGTCGAAGTGAACGAGACTGCCTTCTCAAAGATCCTGAAGAAGGTTTGTGTCCCCCCCTCCCACAACAACACCAGGCCAACAGCTAACATGCATAGTGGGACAAAACATCAAAGGTCTGCTGTCGCTCGCACACACTCCGGAAGTGAATGGTTGCTGATCAAGTCCTAGTCTCGAGAAAAGCAGCTCTATCTGTCCAGGGCTGTGGAGGTGCAGCCATGCTTCAACCGCGAAGTCATCAGCACCCTGTCCGATCAAGCGACACAAGCAATTCTCGACTTCTCTGGGTGGGCAGAGGGCGAAGGAGTACACGCACCACAACCGACCGCGGAGCCAAGAATATTCGAACCTCTCATCGAGGCGAATCTCGAGCTCGACAACCAGTTCATCCAAGCTATCAATCTGTCCAACACAGCGAAGATTCAAGAATGCCTCACTCGATTGTCGAACCTACCCGACGCAAGGGAGCACGTCTCGCGGGCCTTCCTGAGCACAGTAGCAGAGGCGCCGGAAGCAGCGTTGCAAATCGTGCTCAGCTCAAATCTTGTCAACCTGAACCAAGAGGATGAGATCAATGAGCGCAACTGCCTTCACAAAGCGGCTATCAGTGGACGGCTCGAGATTGTCCGTCTCGGTCTGTCGAGTAATATTGACGTACACGCAACAGACGTGTACGGGCGGATACCTCTGCACTACGCGTCTATGCACGGTTACGTCGAGCTTGTCCAAGCATTGATTGACGCCGCTCCGGACACGGTAAACTTCCGCGACCAGGACAGCTTCACACCACTGATTCACGCAATTGTGCGCTCACAGCTACCATGTGTGCAAATACTCCTGGCGAGAGGCGCTGATATGAGTCGCATCGGTCCGGGCGAGCACATCCCGCTGAATCTTTGTTGTCAGTACGCCTCGCTGGACATTATGGAGCTGCTCCTCCAGCGGTCAGGCGAGATGCTTCCAGATGCGGAGGGTTTGTATCCACAACATCTTGTAGCTCGCTCCGGGAAGACGCCCCAGATGCTACTTTTGCTACAGAAATATGGAGCCGATCTGAACCAGCCGGATAAACTCTATCAGTGGACGCCACTGTTCCACGCAGCAAGCGAAGGGCATGTGGAGTGTCTCAAGACGCTGCTCGAATGCCGAGTGGACGTGGACATTGTGGATGAGAAGAGCTTGTCCGCCATGTACTACGCAACCTGGGAAGGGCATCTGGAATGCATGAGGCTCCTCGCATCTGTGGGTCGCGGAGTGGGCTTGAAGACACAGAACCAGGTGTCGCCGCGAATAGACACTCTACAGCCGATGTCCAGTTCAGCACCTGGTCCAATGGACCTCGAGTTGGGCGATCCAGACGGTATCCCCGAGTTCATCCTCCCACCACCGATAATACCCTTCCGCAGGTACGGCCATAACTTCCTGGACACGAAGACGTTCGTAGTGATCAGCTTTGAGAAGGCTGGGAAGGACGCGATACGGTTCTACAACGATCAAAAGTACCCAGCAGCACGGCTCACAATATCGTCGAAGAGCTCCGACCTCATACCCAGAAACATACTCCTACCCGTTCAGGACGAGTTCAAGGTGATTTCGTTCCAGATTGAAAACCTGGAGGCGTTCTCCATTGACTTTGATGTGTATCCGACGATTGGATCAAAGGTCATTGCGCGTAGTGTAGCCTCTCGCAAGGTTTTCACGGAACGATCGAAGAGCACTGGGAGATGGCATTTGGAGCTCTTCGATCCTCGGTTACGAGCCATTGGACAGATCGCGTTTGACTTCCAGGTTGTCAAGCCTTTCCACGGCATCCCATTGGAGATCACGCACTTTGCTACTTACTGGAAGGCTACCAGCCAGGATGACAACCAACCTCACACCCTGATCACCGGCTCGAGTCTGTCTGGTGAATACGTGCGCCTATTTGTGCAGCTCACAGCCGATGGGGTTCCGGTGCTGTATCCGAGGTGGAAGATCAATCACGCGGGTCTGGAGGTACCAGTCAATATCCTCACCTACTCACAGCTCGCGGCCATTGGCGCACAACAAAACGCAACGACGGCGGCCCAGCTTTCGGGCTTGAAAAATGCCACTCCCAACGACATCTCTCACATATACCAGGCACTGGCATCGTCCTTTATCACCCTGAAGGAGGCGCTGGCTCTGCTACCCGCCCACATCCACGTGGAATTGCATGTGCTGTTCCCGTCGAGACTCGATGAGGAACGACTCAAGCTTGGCCCTACACATGATATGAACGAGTTTGCGGACAAGATCCTGTCCGATGTGTTTGAGCATGCCAGAGCACTCCGGGAGCGGGGTGCAGGCGAGATTGACGGCACGCTACGAAGTGTGGTGTTTACTTCCTTCAACCAGGACATCTGCACGGTCATCAACTGGAAGCAGCCCAACTGTGAGTTTGGTTCGAGGTAGAATCGTCTGATCGACATGCTGACGGTGACAGATCCGGTATTCCTGTGCAACGAGCTCGGTGCAGACAGCGCGCAGTCCCCCTCCGGCCGAACACATACGATACAGAGCAGCGGCCGCACGACGATATCGGTCAAGGAGGCGGTACAGATTGCGCGGGATAATAATTTCATGGGTCTGATTTGCAGCTCGCGCCTGCTCGACCTCGCTCCAGCGCTGATCGAGTCGATCAAGACGGCGGGCCTCGTGCTCGTTTCGGACATTACCGACTCGGTTGTGGACAACGGGACGGCAGGGAACCTGCACGTCGCGCAGCCCAGGAGACACAAGACGCCGGATGGGGTTGATGGGTTTTTGAGGGGGAACGGGGTGCTTTGCTTCAACGAGACGGTGGACATGTAGGTATGTCGGATCGTCGAGAGATCGTCGAGAGGAGCTGCAGGCTGTGAGGAACGAGGCTTCAGGTGAGGAACGGAGCTTCAGGTGAGGAACGGAGCTTCAGGTGAGAAACGGGGCTTCAGGTGAGAAACGGGGCTTCAGGTGAGAAACGGGGCTTCAGGTGAGAAACGGGGCTTCAGGTGAGAAACGGGGCTTCAGGTGAGAAACGGGGCTTCAGGTGAGAAACGGGGCTTCAGGTGAGAAACGGGGCTTCAGGTGTTGACACAGGGCGGAGCATGGTAGAGTCAAGCTTTGTTCGTTGTTGGAAAGAACAAAACCACGGTGTCCAGGGCTGTTGCGCGGATCACGAAAACGACACGATATACTCGGAGCATGACGATAATTCCATGTGCAGAGGAGGGCGGTACTTGTGCGAATTTCTTACGTTGGACGGCATACACATACCTTGGCGATGGTGAGACGGATGAGCGTCAACGAACGATAGCAGTGCTCGTCtggatgatgatgatgatgatgatgtcaTGTGAGGCGTTGACTAGCCACGCCACACGCGCCCGGGAGTCTGGATGCAGGGAACCCCAATCCGCGATAGCGGCTCTGCCACCGAGAAAATCGTCGGAGCACTTGGGACTTGCATCGCGGCCGTCCATcgccgcccacgcccacgcccacgcccacgtcGACATCTTGGCCTCTCTGGCTTTCTCTCTCCGCGTGTGAATCCGCGCGCCGTAGCGAATCCTTGTAAACCTCTTATTCTTATTTTTATTTTCATTTCGTTTTTGTTCTTTTGAACACGTCGCTTTTTATCGGTCGAGATAGCATGGCTGGCTGATGGCTTCTGCCAACTTGATTCCCTTGTTTCGCCGCGGCGCATCGCTGCCGTGGACGTGCCGTGCTTGCTGTCTGAGGTTTCAGCGGCAGTCGCTTGGGCTGCGGCGGGATGCGTTTGCGAGTCAGGCGGTGCGGAGGGATGGGCTGACGGTGGGGAGGGATGGGGAGACGGCGGGGAAGGATGGGTGGACGGAGGGGGAGAATAGGCAGACGGAGGGGGGGAGCAGGCAGACGGAGGGGAAGAGCAGGCAGACGGAGGGGAAGAGCAGGCAGACGGAGGGGAAGAGTGGCAAAAGACGGGGGAGACTGCTGGTGCTGGGTGGAGGCGTGGCCGTCGGTGGTGCCGTCGTGACGCTCAACGACGACGCGAAGCATGCGTGGTCGGCGGCGCAGAGGACGTACAGGGTCGCGGCTACGCTGGCACTGAACATCAAGGAGTACGAGCTGGCCTGGCGTCTCTGCTGTTGACACGGACTGACCATGGGACAGCTACCGCGACACGCTCAAGCGCGACTCGGACGCCGACTACGCGGAGCAGCTCAAGGCATGCCACCTGCGCTGCGCCAAGCGCACGCTGCGCACGCTGGAGCGCAACGGGTCCATCTTCATCAAGCTGGGCCAGCACCTCAGCAGCATGAACTACCTGCTGCCCAG harbors:
- a CDS encoding phosphate system positive regulatory protein pho81; the encoded protein is MKFGKHIQKRQLEIPEYAASFVDYKALKKLIKKLSSTPVIPALGDSSYGHETLDPQTSLQANKATFFFRVERELEKVNTFYLQKEAELRLRLTTLLDKKRVMQQHPQSVSKTSSRYVALEEGLKQFSTDLNKLEQFVEVNETAFSKILKKWDKTSKSREKQLYLSRAVEVQPCFNREVISTLSDQATQAILDFSGWAEGEGVHAPQPTAEPRIFEPLIEANLELDNQFIQAINLSNTAKIQECLTRLSNLPDAREHVSRAFLSTVAEAPEAALQIVLSSNLVNLNQEDEINERNCLHKAAISGRLEIVRLGLSSNIDVHATDVYGRIPLHYASMHGYVELVQALIDAAPDTVNFRDQDSFTPLIHAIVRSQLPCVQILLARGADMSRIGPGEHIPLNLCCQYASLDIMELLLQRSGEMLPDAEGLYPQHLVARSGKTPQMLLLLQKYGADLNQPDKLYQWTPLFHAASEGHVECLKTLLECRVDVDIVDEKSLSAMYYATWEGHLECMRLLASVGRGVGLKTQNQVSPRIDTLQPMSSSAPGPMDLELGDPDGIPEFILPPPIIPFRRYGHNFLDTKTFVVISFEKAGKDAIRFYNDQKYPAARLTISSKSSDLIPRNILLPVQDEFKVISFQIENLEAFSIDFDVYPTIGSKVIARSVASRKVFTERSKSTGRWHLELFDPRLRAIGQIAFDFQVVKPFHGIPLEITHFATYWKATSQDDNQPHTLITGSSLSGEYVRLFVQLTADGVPVLYPRWKINHAGLEVPVNILTYSQLAAIGAQQNATTAAQLSGLKNATPNDISHIYQALASSFITLKEALALLPAHIHVELHVLFPSRLDEERLKLGPTHDMNEFADKILSDVFEHARALRERGAGEIDGTLRSVVFTSFNQDICTVINWKQPNYPVFLCNELGADSAQSPSGRTHTIQSSGRTTISVKEAVQIARDNNFMGLICSSRLLDLAPALIESIKTAGLVLVSDITDSVVDNGTAGNLHVAQPRRHKTPDGVDGFLRGNGVLCFNETVDM
- a CDS encoding phosphate system positive regulatory protein pho81, variant 3 gives rise to the protein METLQLRPRAVVRKTASSISLASRDETTDSARFSRKFGKHIQKRQLEIPEYAASFVDYKALKKLIKKLSSTPVIPALGDSSYGHETLDPQTSLQANKATFFFRVERELEKVNTFYLQKEAELRLRLTTLLDKKRVMQQHPQSVSKTSSRYVALEEGLKQFSTDLNKLEQFVEVNETAFSKILKKWDKTSKSREKQLYLSRAVEVQPCFNREVISTLSDQATQAILDFSGWAEGEGVHAPQPTAEPRIFEPLIEANLELDNQFIQAINLSNTAKIQECLTRLSNLPDAREHVSRAFLSTVAEAPEAALQIVLSSNLVNLNQEDEINERNCLHKAAISGRLEIVRLGLSSNIDVHATDVYGRIPLHYASMHGYVELVQALIDAAPDTVNFRDQDSFTPLIHAIVRSQLPCVQILLARGADMSRIGPGEHIPLNLCCQYASLDIMELLLQRSGEMLPDAEGLYPQHLVARSGKTPQMLLLLQKYGADLNQPDKLYQWTPLFHAASEGHVECLKTLLECRVDVDIVDEKSLSAMYYATWEGHLECMRLLASVGRGVGLKTQNQVSPRIDTLQPMSSSAPGPMDLELGDPDGIPEFILPPPIIPFRRYGHNFLDTKTFVVISFEKAGKDAIRFYNDQKYPAARLTISSKSSDLIPRNILLPVQDEFKVISFQIENLEAFSIDFDVYPTIGSKVIARSVASRKVFTERSKSTGRWHLELFDPRLRAIGQIAFDFQVVKPFHGIPLEITHFATYWKATSQDDNQPHTLITGSSLSGEYVRLFVQLTADGVPVLYPRWKINHAGLEVPVNILTYSQLAAIGAQQNATTAAQLSGLKNATPNDISHIYQALASSFITLKEALALLPAHIHVELHVLFPSRLDEERLKLGPTHDMNEFADKILSDVFEHARALRERGAGEIDGTLRSVVFTSFNQDICTVINWKQPNYPVFLCNELGADSAQSPSGRTHTIQSSGRTTISVKEAVQIARDNNFMGLICSSRLLDLAPALIESIKTAGLVLVSDITDSVVDNGTAGNLHVAQPRRHKTPDGVDGFLRGNGVLCFNETVDM